Proteins encoded in a region of the Photobacterium profundum SS9 genome:
- a CDS encoding ParA family protein: protein MGKVIAIANQKGGVGKTTTCVNLAASLAATQRKVLVIDLDPQGNATMASGVDKYQVDATAYELLVEETPFNDVVITDTTGGYHLIAANGDVTAAEIKLMEVFAREVRLRNALEVVRDNYDFIFIDCPPALNLLTINAMTAADSVLVPMQCEYFALEGLTALMDTISKLTAVVNADLKIEGLLRTMFDPRNRLSNEVSQQLKKHFGDKVYRTVIPRNVRLAEAPSHGRPAMYYDKYSSGAKAYLALAGEMIRRDELAHSADAINA from the coding sequence GTGGGAAAAGTCATTGCTATAGCAAATCAGAAAGGAGGCGTGGGTAAAACCACGACTTGCGTTAATTTAGCCGCGTCATTAGCGGCAACGCAACGAAAAGTCTTAGTTATAGATTTAGATCCGCAAGGTAACGCAACGATGGCGAGTGGCGTTGATAAATACCAAGTGGATGCAACAGCATATGAACTTTTAGTCGAAGAAACGCCATTCAATGATGTAGTCATTACAGACACCACTGGGGGCTATCATTTGATAGCTGCCAATGGTGATGTAACCGCTGCTGAGATTAAGTTGATGGAAGTATTTGCACGTGAAGTCCGTTTGCGTAATGCTTTAGAGGTAGTTCGTGATAACTATGATTTCATATTTATTGATTGCCCTCCTGCCCTTAATCTCCTTACAATCAACGCTATGACTGCTGCTGATTCTGTTTTAGTGCCTATGCAATGTGAATATTTTGCGCTGGAAGGTTTAACAGCACTCATGGATACCATCAGTAAATTGACTGCCGTTGTGAATGCAGATCTTAAAATTGAAGGTTTGTTGAGGACAATGTTTGATCCTCGAAATAGACTATCAAACGAAGTATCCCAGCAGCTTAAAAAGCATTTTGGTGATAAAGTGTATCGTACTGTTATTCCTCGTAATGTACGTCTTGCTGAAGCACCAAGCCATGGTCGCCCTGCAATGTATTACGATAAATATTCAAGTGGTGCAAAAGCCTATTTAGCCCTCGCTGGTGAAATGATTCGCCGTGATGAATTGGCTCATAGCGCAGATGCTATCAACGCATAA